In Cydia pomonella isolate Wapato2018A chromosome 1, ilCydPomo1, whole genome shotgun sequence, one genomic interval encodes:
- the LOC133534456 gene encoding myosin heavy chain, cardiac muscle isoform-like isoform X2 yields the protein MPQTEYWPFGNYKKVDEPNFKEESSVLLTDAEEVVRDHGNPVAKYPEILKMREDLIRAKNAADEERTQREKYEEKLKDLERKLNDICSAELVEKGSRDYTNQDVAVMKTQIRDMREEIEELRFTVNEKSEQLQEYRMRYLQAQQQVEEAKRQRELIEFDNKQVTDQIHIEIQKMKLQFQEKLQELAQLPDLLKGAQIQLQESKQLQKLAEENTMQISNELQLVREKLVHAVNSLNQEKVEKDKLLEENKIIKIALLEKDHDIDGLSKELDDYKSKAFRFEEKLTQQEVRYKEKAAECAQILKDLDELRAESSRSLTRLKERSESNRRYMQVQITELEKQLVQSRAQCRASQKERDDIRQRMQMQISSLQENFELVEIRLRGLQNQVGSLKNSYSYILTDDSEDLTTSLVES from the exons atgccTCAAACTGAATATTGGCCGTTTGGTAACTACAAGAAAGTCGATGAGCCTAACTTCAAAGAAGAGTCCTCTGtttta CTGACCGACGCAGAAGAAGTCGTTCGAGACCACGGAAATCCCGTGGCTAAGTATCCAGAG ATTTTGAAGATGCGTGAAGACCTGATCCGGGCAAAAAACGCTGCCGACGAGGAAAGAACACAGCGAGAGAAATACGAAGAGAAACTCAAAGACTTAGAGCGGAAACTAAATGATATCTGCTCCGCCGAGTTAGTTGAAAAG GGCTCCCGGGATTATACCAATCAAGACGTGGCAGTGATGAAAACTCAAATCCGGGACATGAGAGAGGAAATTGAGGAATTGAGATTTACCGTCAATGAGAAATCGGAACAATTGCAGGAGTACAGAATGAGG TACCTACAAGCCCAGCAACAGGTGGAAGAGGCGAAGCGACAGCGCGAACTAATCGAGTTCGATAACAAGCAAGTCACGGATCAGATACATATAGAAATTCAAAAGATGAAG TTGCAATTCCAAGAGAAGCTGCAGGAGCTAGCGCAGCTGCCTGACCTCCTGAAGGGTGCCCAGATCCAGTTGCAGGAGTCTAAACAGCTGCAGAAGCTGGCCGAGGAGAATACGATGCAGATTTCCAACGAGCTGCAGCTCGTCAGGGAAAAG TTAGTCCACGCTGTAAATAGTTTAAATCAAGAGAAAGTTGAAAAAGACAAGTTGTTGgaggaaaataaaattattaaaatcgcACTTCTTGAAAAGGATCACGATATTGATGGATTATCTAAAGAGCTAGATGACTATAA GTCCAAAGCATTTCGTTTCGAAGAGAAACTGACACAACAAGAGGTCAGATATAAAGAGAAGGCGGCGGAATGTGCGCAAATACTGAAAGACCTCGACGAGCTTCGCGCCGAGAGCTCGCGTTCGCTCACCAGGCTCAAGGAGCGCTCCGAGTCCAACAGGAGATACATGCAGGTTCAGATAACTGAGCTGGAGAAGCAACTCGTGCAGAGCCGGGCTCAGTGTAGGGCTTCGCAGAAAGAACGGGATGAT ATCCGCCAAAGGATGCAAATGCAGATAAGCAGTTTGCAAGAAAACTTCGAACTGGTGGAGATACGCTTGAGAGGCCTTCAAAACCAGGTCGGCTCCCTCAAGAACTCATACTCGTATATTCTGACGGATGATAGTGAAGATCTCACCACCAGCTTAGTTGAATCTTAG
- the LOC133534456 gene encoding myosin heavy chain, cardiac muscle isoform-like isoform X3, whose translation MREDLIRAKNAADEERTQREKYEEKLKDLERKLNDICSAELVEKGSRDYTNQDVAVMKTQIRDMREEIEELRFTVNEKSEQLQEYRMRYLQAQQQVEEAKRQRELIEFDNKQVTDQIHIEIQKMKLQFQEKLQELAQLPDLLKGAQIQLQESKQLQKLAEENTMQISNELQLVREKLVHAVNSLNQEKVEKDKLLEENKIIKIALLEKDHDIDGLSKELDDYKSKAFRFEEKLTQQEVRYKEKAAECAQILKDLDELRAESSRSLTRLKERSESNRRYMQVQITELEKQLVQSRAQCRASQKERDDIRQRMQMQISSLQENFELVEIRLRGLQNQVGSLKNSYSYILTDDSEDLTTSLVES comes from the exons ATGCGTGAAGACCTGATCCGGGCAAAAAACGCTGCCGACGAGGAAAGAACACAGCGAGAGAAATACGAAGAGAAACTCAAAGACTTAGAGCGGAAACTAAATGATATCTGCTCCGCCGAGTTAGTTGAAAAG GGCTCCCGGGATTATACCAATCAAGACGTGGCAGTGATGAAAACTCAAATCCGGGACATGAGAGAGGAAATTGAGGAATTGAGATTTACCGTCAATGAGAAATCGGAACAATTGCAGGAGTACAGAATGAGG TACCTACAAGCCCAGCAACAGGTGGAAGAGGCGAAGCGACAGCGCGAACTAATCGAGTTCGATAACAAGCAAGTCACGGATCAGATACATATAGAAATTCAAAAGATGAAG TTGCAATTCCAAGAGAAGCTGCAGGAGCTAGCGCAGCTGCCTGACCTCCTGAAGGGTGCCCAGATCCAGTTGCAGGAGTCTAAACAGCTGCAGAAGCTGGCCGAGGAGAATACGATGCAGATTTCCAACGAGCTGCAGCTCGTCAGGGAAAAG TTAGTCCACGCTGTAAATAGTTTAAATCAAGAGAAAGTTGAAAAAGACAAGTTGTTGgaggaaaataaaattattaaaatcgcACTTCTTGAAAAGGATCACGATATTGATGGATTATCTAAAGAGCTAGATGACTATAA GTCCAAAGCATTTCGTTTCGAAGAGAAACTGACACAACAAGAGGTCAGATATAAAGAGAAGGCGGCGGAATGTGCGCAAATACTGAAAGACCTCGACGAGCTTCGCGCCGAGAGCTCGCGTTCGCTCACCAGGCTCAAGGAGCGCTCCGAGTCCAACAGGAGATACATGCAGGTTCAGATAACTGAGCTGGAGAAGCAACTCGTGCAGAGCCGGGCTCAGTGTAGGGCTTCGCAGAAAGAACGGGATGAT ATCCGCCAAAGGATGCAAATGCAGATAAGCAGTTTGCAAGAAAACTTCGAACTGGTGGAGATACGCTTGAGAGGCCTTCAAAACCAGGTCGGCTCCCTCAAGAACTCATACTCGTATATTCTGACGGATGATAGTGAAGATCTCACCACCAGCTTAGTTGAATCTTAG
- the LOC133534456 gene encoding myosin heavy chain, cardiac muscle isoform-like isoform X1, with amino-acid sequence MPQTEYWPFGNYKKVDEPNFKEESSVLQKQLGDMEGEVKEIQMELAAIRNERLDMSNRKYRNVIYGSLTDAEEVVRDHGNPVAKYPEILKMREDLIRAKNAADEERTQREKYEEKLKDLERKLNDICSAELVEKGSRDYTNQDVAVMKTQIRDMREEIEELRFTVNEKSEQLQEYRMRYLQAQQQVEEAKRQRELIEFDNKQVTDQIHIEIQKMKLQFQEKLQELAQLPDLLKGAQIQLQESKQLQKLAEENTMQISNELQLVREKLVHAVNSLNQEKVEKDKLLEENKIIKIALLEKDHDIDGLSKELDDYKSKAFRFEEKLTQQEVRYKEKAAECAQILKDLDELRAESSRSLTRLKERSESNRRYMQVQITELEKQLVQSRAQCRASQKERDDIRQRMQMQISSLQENFELVEIRLRGLQNQVGSLKNSYSYILTDDSEDLTTSLVES; translated from the exons atgccTCAAACTGAATATTGGCCGTTTGGTAACTACAAGAAAGTCGATGAGCCTAACTTCAAAGAAGAGTCCTCTGtttta caaAAACAGTTGGGCGACATGGAAGGCGAAGTCAAAGAAATCCAAATGGAGTTAGCAGCCATACGAAACGAACGACTCGACATGTCGAATCGAAAATATAGAAATGTCATTTACGGATCG CTGACCGACGCAGAAGAAGTCGTTCGAGACCACGGAAATCCCGTGGCTAAGTATCCAGAG ATTTTGAAGATGCGTGAAGACCTGATCCGGGCAAAAAACGCTGCCGACGAGGAAAGAACACAGCGAGAGAAATACGAAGAGAAACTCAAAGACTTAGAGCGGAAACTAAATGATATCTGCTCCGCCGAGTTAGTTGAAAAG GGCTCCCGGGATTATACCAATCAAGACGTGGCAGTGATGAAAACTCAAATCCGGGACATGAGAGAGGAAATTGAGGAATTGAGATTTACCGTCAATGAGAAATCGGAACAATTGCAGGAGTACAGAATGAGG TACCTACAAGCCCAGCAACAGGTGGAAGAGGCGAAGCGACAGCGCGAACTAATCGAGTTCGATAACAAGCAAGTCACGGATCAGATACATATAGAAATTCAAAAGATGAAG TTGCAATTCCAAGAGAAGCTGCAGGAGCTAGCGCAGCTGCCTGACCTCCTGAAGGGTGCCCAGATCCAGTTGCAGGAGTCTAAACAGCTGCAGAAGCTGGCCGAGGAGAATACGATGCAGATTTCCAACGAGCTGCAGCTCGTCAGGGAAAAG TTAGTCCACGCTGTAAATAGTTTAAATCAAGAGAAAGTTGAAAAAGACAAGTTGTTGgaggaaaataaaattattaaaatcgcACTTCTTGAAAAGGATCACGATATTGATGGATTATCTAAAGAGCTAGATGACTATAA GTCCAAAGCATTTCGTTTCGAAGAGAAACTGACACAACAAGAGGTCAGATATAAAGAGAAGGCGGCGGAATGTGCGCAAATACTGAAAGACCTCGACGAGCTTCGCGCCGAGAGCTCGCGTTCGCTCACCAGGCTCAAGGAGCGCTCCGAGTCCAACAGGAGATACATGCAGGTTCAGATAACTGAGCTGGAGAAGCAACTCGTGCAGAGCCGGGCTCAGTGTAGGGCTTCGCAGAAAGAACGGGATGAT ATCCGCCAAAGGATGCAAATGCAGATAAGCAGTTTGCAAGAAAACTTCGAACTGGTGGAGATACGCTTGAGAGGCCTTCAAAACCAGGTCGGCTCCCTCAAGAACTCATACTCGTATATTCTGACGGATGATAGTGAAGATCTCACCACCAGCTTAGTTGAATCTTAG